One region of Tachysurus fulvidraco isolate hzauxx_2018 chromosome 9, HZAU_PFXX_2.0, whole genome shotgun sequence genomic DNA includes:
- the prdm12b gene encoding PR domain zinc finger protein 12b gives MGSVLPAEALALKAGFKPHTLALSDIITSDILHSFLYGRWRNALGEHLFEEKSSAAGPKTAFTAEVLAQSFSGEVQKLSSLVLPSEVIIAQSSIPGEGLGIFSKTWIKAGTEMGPFTGRVIAPEHVDLFKNNNLMWEVFNEDGTVRYFIDASQEDHRSWMTYIKCARNEQEQNLEVVQIGSSIFYKAVETIPPDQELLVWYGNSHNTFLGIPGVPGMDEEHQKKHKNEDFHVCDTSSSSTSLGTVGRMRCVICHRGFNSRSNLRSHMRIHTLDKPFVCRFCNRRFSQSSTLRNHVRLHTGERPYKCHVCQSAYSQLAGLRAHQKSARHRPPSSGSVVGLQTPSPPPPPQIAAVPHPASLVHHIPTMVL, from the exons ATGGGTTCCGTGTTGCCCGCTGAAGCGTTGGCCCTGAAAGCTGGATTTAAGCCGCACACACTGGCTTTGTCAGACATCATCACCTCAGACATCCTGCACAGTTTCCTGTACGGTCGCTGGAGAAACGCGCTCGGTGAGCATCTGTTCGAGGAGAAGAGTAGCGCCGCGGGACCCAAGACGGCCTTTACTGCGGAGGTGCTGGCGCAGTCCTTCTCCGGCG AGGTACAAAAGCTGTCAAGCCTTGTGTTGCCCAGTGAGGTGATTATTGCACAGAGCTCCATCCCTGGTGAAGGTCTTGGCATCTTCTCTAAGACATGGATCAAGGCAGGCACTGAGATGGGACCCTTCACTGGCAGGGTCATTGCACCTGAACATGTAGAcctctttaaaaacaacaaccttaTGTGGGAG GTTTTCAATGAGGATGGGACAGTGCGCTACTTCATTGATGCCAGTCAAGAGGACCATCGCAGCTGGATGACCTACATCAAATGTGCTCGAAACGAGCAAGAACAGAACCTAGAGGTGGTGCAGATTGGAAGCAGCATATTTTACAAAGCAGtagag ACAATACCACCAGATCAGGAACTGCTGGTATGGTATGGAAATTCCCACAACACATTTCTGGGTATTCCTGGGGTTCCTGGCATGGACGAGGAACACCAGAAGAAGCATAAAAATG AAGATTTCCACGTGTGTGACACCTCGTCGTCCAGCACGTCCCTGGGCACGGTGGGTCGCATGCGCTGCGTGATCTGCCACCGCGGCTTCAATTCACGCAGCAATCTGCGCTCACACATGCGCATCCACACACTCGACAAGCCTTTCGTCTGTCGCTTCTGCAACCGTCGGTTCAGTCAGTCATCCACGCTGCGCAACCACGTGCGCCTGCACACCGGCGAGCGCCCCTACAAGTGCCACGTGTGCCAGAGTGCCTACTCACAGCTGGCAGGCCTGCGTGCGCATCAGAAAAGCGCAAGGCACCGTCCTCCAAGTTCTGGGTCGGTGGTGGGGCTGCAGACCCCgtcacctcctcctcctcctcagatCGCAGCGGTGCCTCACCCGGCCTCGTTGGTGCACCACATACCCACCATGGTGCTATGA